In Cydia fagiglandana chromosome 16, ilCydFagi1.1, whole genome shotgun sequence, the following are encoded in one genomic region:
- the LOC134672040 gene encoding transcription factor JunD translates to MVRHSGHGMETTFYDEQFPLSGPVENLKRNLTLDLDMGRGGKRARNGPPLLSSPDLQLLKLGSPELEKLIIQNGMITTATPTPGGPVLFPAATEEQEMYAQPFVEALHKLHHTEQPTVVSRRVYADLDRPVDRYPTPIIKDEPQTVPSASNSPPLSPIDMDSQERIKLERKRQRNRVAASKCRRRKLERISKLEDKVKLLKGENAELAQMVVKLKDHVHRLKQQVLEHANGGCLIESHF, encoded by the coding sequence ATGGTTCGACACTCCGGCCACGGCATGGAGACTACTTTCTATGACGAACAGTTTCCCTTGAGCGGCCCTGTCGAAAATCTCAAACGGAACCTCACCCTGGACCTGGATATGGGAAGGGGTGGAAAGAGAGCGCGAAACGGACCCCCTTTGCTGTCTTCCCCGGACCTTCAACTTTTGAAACTGGGATCACCCGAGCTGGAGAAGCTCATCATCCAGAACGGCATGATCACAACAGCGACACCTACACCCGGCGGGCCGGTGCTCTTCCCCGCCGCCACCGAGGAACAGGAAATGTACGCCCAGCCGTTCGTAGAGGCGTTACATAAACTACACCACACCGAACAGCCGACAGTCGTGTCGCGGCGAGTGTACGCGGACCTCGACCGGCCCGTCGACCGCTACCCGACACCCATCATCAAGGACGAGCCTCAAACCGTGCCAAGCGCTTCCAACTCGCCTCCCCTCTCCCCCATAGACATGGACTCACAGGAGAGAATCAAACTGGAACGTAAGAGACAGAGGAATCGAGTGGCCGCGTCCAAGTGCAGACGGCGCAAGCTAGAACGTATCTCTAAATTGGAGGACAAAGTGAAGTTGCTGAAGGGCGAGAACGCGGAGCTGGCACAGATGGTGGTGAAACTAAAGGATCACGTGCACCGGCTCAAGCAGCAGGTGCTGGAGCACGCGAACGGAGGCTGCCTCATCGAGTCGCACTTCTGA